From the genome of Platichthys flesus chromosome 10, fPlaFle2.1, whole genome shotgun sequence:
CCTGGTCTGACGACATCCTGAGCTGAGAACTGATGAAAGTCTTGACGCTGGGTCTCAGAAATCTCGCCATGTTAGACTCACATGTGAAAGCAACACTGACAGTGACGGTGTCCTTGTCCTTAAACAACACCACAGGGCTGCTCCATTACTCACACAGACCGGGGGTGTGACGACGACACGAGCTGCACGTCAGTCCTTAAAATAAACGTAtattagttaaataaaaatgcatttgaaaggtttttgttaaataaacatACGCTGCTTCGTTTTACTTTGTATGAATGTAAACAGTAATGTTGTATGGTGTGGAGAAACAAAACTCGTCCCCCATGTTTGTAATGGTATGGTCTGAAAGAATGTTCTTTGGGACTATACCATTACGCAGTTAAAAACTAATATAATATACTACAAATAAGCAACATGTGCAGTATTAAAGATATTAGAAGGAAATAAATGAACcggaaataaataatgaaattcaaatgaaagaaatattaCCCTGCAAATTGCAGTGGGTGCTTATTTTATGGTATTATCAGTCAAACATAATGTGAAGAATATTGGACCAATATCACATTTAATTGGAAAGAGTAActcaatattaaaaatattaccAAAAGTATTCTggtatatttgacatttttgacaTGTGTTGCATTATAAAACATTCTTGCGAACGCAGcttgatttcattttcacaactatcaaaaaaaacacccaagATCAACAAATGCTTTGAAGAACTTTATTCAATGCTGCAAAAGGAAGTATACAGTCCCCTCTTTGAACAAACCAAGCACTGGCTTATTGGTGAAAGGAACCTCGCAGACACCGTCCCTGAAGTTGCCTATAAATACTTTACTTTCCAGGCAACTCTGTGCTCACTCCGGCCCGAAAtccaagagaagaaaataaaaaacaccagctatcaacttaaaattttcAATCCACATtcaacattttccacaaatcACTTCATACGTCAAAACTCTACTCATCAAAGTTACATATATACAGGTATGGTTGCACCCTTTGTTGGCGAGCAAgtgctttagaaaaaaaaagtaaaaggacTCTCCCCAATGcatgtagaaaataaaaacctcaaGTCTAACcaaattttaaatgaaaatttcTTCTGCACTGCTGTTcaaaatatttccattttctgaaaaaacagcaacaattaGAGGCTCACATTGTATTACTTTAATAAAGTATCTACATTATTCCTCTTACAAAACTGGGGATTTGAAGACTGAATTAACACGTGTTCTCTTGAGCTTGCTTGGGGATAATGcattgaaattaaaattaaataaaatttacAGTTGCACTTAAGGGACAAATCAAATTTTggcctgtgtgtttgcaaaaaGTATTGTCATGAGTTTTGTAAGGCATCTGTCTGCAAACCTAGCTTGACCACATGTtccctgttttatttgtgttgtacTGCTTTATAAACGTCTTCCTACTATCAAGACAGAATGAGTTTGACAAGTGACAATCCAAGTTCTTTCCTtaatttaagataaaaaaaataaagttatagGTATTATTTCAAAAACTGAACTGTCTGCAAATTGTGCTCTGACAATATATTTGTAAAACACACATTGCCCTGAAGTATTTCTCTACAAGCGCATCGTGTCTCtagagaaaagagcagagacgTCAGTACAGGCttttgattttttcttttaggcTGCCTTGTGCTGATATGTTTTggttctgtttaaaaaaaagtttagggAGCTAAATTGAAAAACGAGAAAGAAGATAAAACAAGGTGAGGGGCTGCAGGTGGGTATTGAAAGACCGGGATGCATCACAGGGCCAGGAGCGGTCTGCGGAGCTCCTTTGGAGGACGCAGCGGGCGCCGCTCCCCCTTCCAGCCCCATCAGTCCTGCTTGGCGTTGCCCAGCGCTCTGAGTCGCTCCAGGAGGGGAGGGTGGGAGTAGTGCCACATGGAGAACAACCAGTCAGCCACAGGGAAACCCAGGTTGTCCTTGTTGAGCTTGATGAGGGCAGAGTAAAGCTCGGAGGCCTTGCCCATGCCCTTGGCAAAGGCATCTGCCTGGAACTCAAACCTGCGACTCAAAACCGTAAGACAGAAGGACAGGAGCTGCAAAGACACAAGACAACAAGTAAttagtgggagaaagtggatcggtaataatgaaatgtataaattaacactttaaaaaaacaagcaatttaACTGATGAATCTCAGTCACCTCATTGTACGGGGAGAAGATGAACTGGAAGATAATCATCAAGCCTATTAATGTTGGTTGACTGTCATTGAAGCCAAAAGCTACAAACAGCTCCTTACGGCCAATCAGAACAGCAAATAGGGAGAAGCACAGGAAGGAATTCATCTGCAGGAACAAGAGTGAGCAGATGTTATTGAGGTAATGCCTTTCATTGTCCTCATATGGTCAATTGGCATTGAGGTCAACTCCATGCTCTTGGTGCagtcaggaaaaataaatatgaaaattcaAGAGATCCCGACCTGACTGATGATCATATTCTTTACAGTGTGACCGAGCTTCCAGTGACCCAGCTCATGACCCAGCACTGCGAGGATCTCTGAGTTGTTGCAGCCTTGTTTCTTGTTCTGTGAAAGTATTTGAATGAGAAAGACAAACCTGATTCCACTGAAAGataattcatcatcatcatcatcatcatcatcaccactcATAACATTTAAGACACAGTCTTGACTGATCAATTCAACTTAGGGAGAAGAGTGGTTGCTGAACAAATGACTTTAACTATCAGGTCGGGTCAACCAGATGAATTGTGGTTAATATCAGAGCAATATGATCTTTTCATGGCTGTGTCACCTTGGGCTTGGCTTTGGCTTCACCAGATGACTCGTCACTCTCTGGCTGCTCAGGCTGGGTCTCTCCAGACTTGTTGAGAGGGGAGTAGTCCTCCAGAAGAGTGTCAAACAGCACGATGCGTTTGTTCTTGAAGAACCCATAGAAGTATGCATTGCTATGCGATGACCGCTTTGAACCTGAAAACATGACATTCAAAACCGTTAAGAAATGCTGCACCTTTAACCATCTGGTAGAACGGCTCAACATACCCATAAAACTTAAACACAAATGCAACTTATTACTTTACCTTCTACGACATAAACCTTAGTGAGGGGGAAGCTTATACTCTTGGCCATAACCTCAATGTCTGTTCTTAACTCTCCCTCGGGCAGCACAGTAAACTTGTCGAACAGCGGAGCAATGTAATCAGCATAGATGGTGACAAGTACCTAAGATCCGAAGAGAAGGTGAGATGTATTATAAGAATGAGTGGTGCTTACACATTTTTCTACACATTGTATCACATGCTTGCGAGGAGAACATGGCACTAACCAGAGAGACAGCCAGGGTGAAGAGCCAGGCGTAGATGAAAAAGTAGTCGCCCCCAATCTTGATG
Proteins encoded in this window:
- the zmpste24 gene encoding CAAX prenyl protease 1 homolog, whose amino-acid sequence is MMDTILDLPVEKKIFYAVLGFSWTVYLWEAYLSYRQRRIYRSTTHVPQELGKIMDPATFEKSRLYQLDKSNFSFWSGLYSETEGTLILLLGGIPFLWGAACSVTSHFGFGSEYEITQSLVFLTLATLFSAITGLPWSLYNTFVIEEKHGFNQQTLGFFLRDAVKKFAVTQCILLPVTSLLLYIIKIGGDYFFIYAWLFTLAVSLVLVTIYADYIAPLFDKFTVLPEGELRTDIEVMAKSISFPLTKVYVVEGSKRSSHSNAYFYGFFKNKRIVLFDTLLEDYSPLNKSGETQPEQPESDESSGEAKAKPKNKKQGCNNSEILAVLGHELGHWKLGHTVKNMIISQMNSFLCFSLFAVLIGRKELFVAFGFNDSQPTLIGLMIIFQFIFSPYNELLSFCLTVLSRRFEFQADAFAKGMGKASELYSALIKLNKDNLGFPVADWLFSMWHYSHPPLLERLRALGNAKQD